CAAAAGATGGGTCGCAAAAGTATGGCGGATCATATGCGGATAGATTGCGGAATTGAGCGACGCCTTTTTCATGCATTCATTCAAAATGTGGCGGATGCCTCGGTCCGTCACTCCATCGCCGCGACTGTTGACAAACAACATGTCGTGCTCTTTCGACTTCATCAATCGAGGACGAGAACTATCGATATAAAGTTCCAGCGCATCATGAGCAAATTGGCCGTAGGGGATGTAACGCTCTTTCCTGCCCTTGCCGAGCACTTTGACGATTTGCATATGACGGTCTAAGTCTTTCATTTTTATTGATACACATTCACTGACACGCATGCCGGTCGCATAAAGCAATTCGAGCATAGCACGATTGCGCAGCGATAATGCGTCTTCACCTGTCAGTGAAGCAAACAGCTGCTCAAGTTCTTCCTCATAAAAAAACTGTGGCAGCCGCTCTTCTTTTTTCGGATGAAACAGCGAACGGAACGCGGCTTCGCTGAGTCCAAACTCGCGGTTGCCATAACGGAAAAACGATCGGATGGCAGAAATTTTTCGCGAGATGGACGTTCTGGATAATTGGGCTTCATATAATTTCGTTACATAATTTCGCGCATGAAGGTATTCGACTTCGTGCAGATCACTCACGCCTTCTTGTTCCAGGAACAGAAAAAAACCCTCCAGATCCTGTAGGTACTGGTGGACAGTGTGGGCGGAATAATTCTTTTCCAACTGGATATAGCTCATGAACGATTCGAGCATTTGTTCTTTCGTCATCTGGCACGCCGCCTTTCAGGCATTTAAAAAAGCCTCTAAAGTATACCAATACTTAGAGGCTTTTTTCAATTAAACCGTCACTGAATTCATATAATTTTGAATTGATTCAAGCGCACGGTTGGCGTGGCGCTCAGCGCGCTCTTGCTTCGACTTGATACGTTCGCCGAGATCTGGGAACAAGCCGAAATTAATATTCATCGGCTGGAAGTTCTTCGAATCTGCTTCGGTGATGTAACGTGCCATGCTGCCAAGTGCCGTTTCTGCAGGCAAGACGACCAGCTCTTCACCTAATGCGAGCTTCGCTGCGTTGATGCCAGCTAATAAGCCGCTTCCTGCAGACTCCACATACCCTTCAACGCCTGTCATTTGGCCGGCGAAGAAAATATTCGAATCAGCTTTCAATTGATAGGTTGGTTTTAAGACATTCGGCGAATTGATAAACGTGTTGCGGTGCATAACACCATAGCGGACAATTTCCACGTTCTCAAGTCCCGGAATCATGCGCAAGATTTCTTTTTGCGCCCCCCATTTCAAATGCGTCTGGAACCCAACAATGTTATAAAGCGTTCCCGCTGCATCGTCTTGGCGCAATTGCACGACTGCATATGGCCGTTCGCCGGTTTTCGGGTCTTCGAGCCCGACCGGTTTCATCGGCCCGAACGTCAAGGTTTTGTCACCTCTAGCAGCCATCACCTCGACAGGCATACAGCCTTCGAAATAAATTTCCTTCTCGAATTCTTTAAGCGGCACGACTTCCGCTTCAACTAAAGCTGTATGGAAGCGGCGGAACTCTTCTTCTGTCATCGGGCAATTCAAATAGGCTGCTTCGCCTTTATCGTAACGCGATTTCAAATAAACTTTATCCATGTCGATGCTGTCTTTCTCGACGATTGGCGCTGCCGCATCATAGAAATACAAGTATTCTTCTCCAGTCAACTTGCGGACTTTTTCAGCAAGTGCAGGGGATGTTAACGGTCCGGTGGCGATGATTGTGATACCTTCCGGAATTTCTGTTACTTCCTCGTTGATGACTTCAACGAGCGGGTGGTTGCGGACATTTTCTGTGACCATGCCAGCGAACTCATGACGGTCCACTGCAAGCGCGCCGCCAGCCGGTACCGACGCTTTGTCGGCTGCATCGATGATGACCGAATCCAGTTTGCGCATCTCTTCTTTGATGACGCCAACGGCATTGGTCAATGAATTGGCACGCAACGAGTTGCTGCAAACCAGTTCTGCAAATTTATCTGTATGATGCGCCGGAGTCTGTTTTACCGGACGCATTTCATATAGCCTTACATTGACGCCACGTTTGGCGATTTGCCATGCCGCTTCGCTTCCTGCAAGTCCGGCACCGATTACATTTACAATTTTCGTCATGATCAAACACCTCTATATGATTTATTGAACTTCTTCTTTGTAGTCACAAGCAGTACAGTTGATCTGCACGCCTTTTTTCACTTTCTTTTCGACCATCAAGCTGCTGCATTTCGGACAAGGACGTTCGATCGGTTTGTCCC
This is a stretch of genomic DNA from Planococcus maritimus. It encodes these proteins:
- the xerC gene encoding tyrosine recombinase XerC; this translates as MTKEQMLESFMSYIQLEKNYSAHTVHQYLQDLEGFFLFLEQEGVSDLHEVEYLHARNYVTKLYEAQLSRTSISRKISAIRSFFRYGNREFGLSEAAFRSLFHPKKEERLPQFFYEEELEQLFASLTGEDALSLRNRAMLELLYATGMRVSECVSIKMKDLDRHMQIVKVLGKGRKERYIPYGQFAHDALELYIDSSRPRLMKSKEHDMLFVNSRGDGVTDRGIRHILNECMKKASLNSAIYPHMIRHTFATHLLNNGADMRTVQELLGHTHLSSTQVYTHVTKDHLRNTYLKSHPRA
- the trmFO gene encoding FADH(2)-oxidizing methylenetetrahydrofolate--tRNA-(uracil(54)-C(5))-methyltransferase TrmFO, producing MTKIVNVIGAGLAGSEAAWQIAKRGVNVRLYEMRPVKQTPAHHTDKFAELVCSNSLRANSLTNAVGVIKEEMRKLDSVIIDAADKASVPAGGALAVDRHEFAGMVTENVRNHPLVEVINEEVTEIPEGITIIATGPLTSPALAEKVRKLTGEEYLYFYDAAAPIVEKDSIDMDKVYLKSRYDKGEAAYLNCPMTEEEFRRFHTALVEAEVVPLKEFEKEIYFEGCMPVEVMAARGDKTLTFGPMKPVGLEDPKTGERPYAVVQLRQDDAAGTLYNIVGFQTHLKWGAQKEILRMIPGLENVEIVRYGVMHRNTFINSPNVLKPTYQLKADSNIFFAGQMTGVEGYVESAGSGLLAGINAAKLALGEELVVLPAETALGSMARYITEADSKNFQPMNINFGLFPDLGERIKSKQERAERHANRALESIQNYMNSVTV